In Salinarimonas sp., a genomic segment contains:
- a CDS encoding glycosyltransferase family A protein: MAAIDICIFARNERGNIRAIIDCLRAQDIFANSDADVRVTILANGCSDGTEAVATQAVADFEIEDNFQVLVSPEAGKSRAWNRFTHGESRAGSDILVFCDADITLPSCGALRNLCELLVSNPEAKVAVSRPVKDLVLEAAAGERLATVERLILACTGTLDDPRSSLCGQLYAIRATSARMIHMPIGLPVEDGFLRAMVLTDLFQRDERLEAIVSSPDVYHVYRSERSVPALLRHQIRIVIGGAVNYIVFDHVANMPKGGAVAALREASKDPAWLKTLLESRVPEWPYGYVPSHFLTKRIQHFFAKDRGGSALRRALAVTFGFGFDAVVYLGAQVKMSRGKAVGYW, encoded by the coding sequence GTGGCGGCTATCGACATCTGCATATTCGCCAGGAACGAGCGCGGTAACATACGGGCAATTATTGATTGTCTGCGTGCTCAGGACATCTTCGCGAATTCCGACGCAGACGTACGAGTAACGATTCTCGCCAATGGTTGCAGCGACGGCACCGAGGCGGTCGCGACGCAAGCGGTGGCGGATTTTGAGATCGAAGATAATTTCCAGGTTCTCGTCTCTCCAGAAGCAGGGAAATCGCGAGCTTGGAACCGCTTTACGCATGGCGAGAGCCGAGCTGGCAGCGATATTCTCGTTTTTTGCGATGCGGATATCACACTACCGAGTTGCGGAGCTCTTCGAAACCTCTGCGAGCTTCTCGTTTCAAACCCGGAAGCGAAAGTAGCTGTAAGCCGTCCCGTCAAGGATCTCGTTCTCGAGGCGGCTGCCGGAGAGCGGCTCGCGACGGTAGAAAGGTTGATACTGGCCTGCACCGGCACCCTCGACGACCCCAGAAGCTCCCTGTGTGGGCAGTTGTACGCCATCCGAGCGACCTCGGCACGGATGATCCATATGCCGATCGGCCTCCCTGTCGAGGACGGGTTCCTAAGGGCGATGGTGCTCACAGACCTGTTCCAGCGCGATGAAAGACTGGAAGCAATCGTTTCCTCGCCGGACGTGTATCACGTCTACCGATCGGAGCGCTCCGTTCCGGCACTCTTGCGCCATCAGATCCGTATCGTCATCGGGGGCGCGGTCAACTACATCGTGTTCGATCACGTCGCCAACATGCCGAAAGGCGGAGCGGTCGCCGCGCTCAGGGAAGCGTCGAAAGATCCTGCCTGGCTTAAGACCCTGCTGGAGAGCCGCGTCCCGGAATGGCCCTATGGATACGTTCCTTCTCACTTCTTGACGAAGCGCATCCAGCACTTCTTCGCCAAGGACCGAGGGGGATCGGCGTTGAGACGGGCGCTGGCCGTCACTTTCGGCTTCGGCTTCGATGCCGTCGTGTATCTCGGGGCTCAGGTCAAGATGAGCCGCGGCAAAGCCGTAGGTTATTGGTGA
- a CDS encoding glycosyltransferase, which yields MTTIDAAEPWDAPEGAAEGFAERPTETEGLLIYASVPLYRQGGVLFLEDQACNGLRRWADNFGRLVAIMPVVEAPPPPAWIPVMEALDTPEHIRLEPVPTAYRPDQFMRHFWPTRRRIRRLILEADYLAFGIGGLFGDWGSVACLEASRLGRAYAVCTDRVESEVTRFASRSGSMRHRLRTRLFHRPMAMLERAVVRRAGLGMFHGRETYNAFAPFCRQPEVIHDIHWSVRDHIDPARLLRKRVTVRDGPLRLVYAGRADAMKGPYDWVEALARLRDLGVDFRATWLGDGTELEAMRTRIAQADLADRVETPGFVRERAAVLEALRDAHAFAFCHLTPESPRCLVEALISGCPIIGYEGAYAADLIAEHGGGRLVPRGDVGALASTLASLDADRDALADLIARASRDGRPHDDISVFRHRSELIKRYLPPPHREAIGVARSRRAAKPRTV from the coding sequence ATGACGACGATCGATGCCGCCGAACCTTGGGATGCGCCGGAGGGTGCGGCCGAGGGCTTCGCGGAGCGCCCCACAGAGACCGAAGGGCTACTCATCTACGCGTCCGTGCCGCTCTATAGGCAGGGCGGCGTGCTCTTCCTGGAGGACCAAGCCTGCAACGGCCTGCGTCGCTGGGCGGACAATTTCGGCCGCCTCGTCGCGATCATGCCGGTTGTGGAGGCTCCTCCGCCTCCGGCCTGGATCCCCGTGATGGAGGCGCTCGACACGCCCGAGCACATTCGCCTCGAGCCCGTGCCGACGGCCTATCGCCCGGACCAGTTCATGCGGCATTTCTGGCCGACGCGCCGGCGCATCCGCCGGCTGATCCTGGAGGCCGACTACCTCGCCTTCGGCATCGGCGGCCTTTTCGGAGACTGGGGCTCGGTTGCGTGCCTCGAGGCCTCGCGGCTGGGGCGCGCCTATGCCGTATGCACCGATCGCGTCGAGTCGGAAGTCACCCGGTTCGCCTCCCGGAGCGGCTCGATGAGACACAGGCTGCGCACCAGGCTCTTCCACCGCCCGATGGCCATGCTGGAGCGGGCGGTCGTGCGCCGCGCCGGGCTCGGCATGTTCCACGGCCGGGAGACCTACAACGCCTTCGCGCCGTTCTGCCGACAGCCCGAGGTCATCCACGACATCCATTGGTCCGTGCGCGACCATATCGATCCCGCGCGCCTGCTGCGCAAGCGGGTTACGGTCCGCGACGGGCCCCTGCGTTTGGTCTATGCCGGTCGCGCCGACGCGATGAAGGGGCCGTACGACTGGGTCGAGGCCCTGGCGCGCTTGCGCGATCTCGGCGTCGATTTCCGCGCGACCTGGCTCGGCGACGGCACGGAGCTCGAGGCCATGCGCACCCGCATCGCGCAGGCGGATCTCGCGGACCGCGTGGAGACCCCCGGCTTCGTGAGGGAGCGCGCGGCCGTGCTGGAGGCGTTGCGCGACGCACACGCCTTCGCCTTCTGCCACCTGACCCCCGAATCGCCGCGCTGCCTCGTGGAGGCCCTGATCTCGGGCTGTCCGATCATCGGCTACGAGGGCGCCTACGCCGCGGACCTCATCGCCGAACACGGCGGCGGACGCCTCGTGCCACGCGGCGACGTCGGGGCGCTCGCGTCGACGCTCGCGAGCCTCGACGCCGATCGCGACGCCCTCGCGGACCTGATCGCGCGCGCGAGCCGCGACGGGCGCCCGCACGACGACATCAGCGTGTTCCGCCATCGAAGCGAGCTGATCAAGCGGTATTTGCCGCCGCCCCATCGCGAGGCGATCGGCGTCGCTCGGTCACGGCGCGCCGCGAAGCCGCGGACCGTGTAG
- a CDS encoding glycosyltransferase gives MTTSDVGAVVIGRNEGARLVACLASLRGVVRRIVYVDSGSTDGSVAAARAAGADVVLLDRGRPFTAARARNAGLAAFGPEPPAYVQFVDGDCVLRDGWIETARAFLDAHPRAGIVCGRRREREPAASVYNRLCDREWDTPIGPARACGGDMLARTSALGDVRGFRDDLIAGEEPELCVRLRSEGWTIWRIDAEMTLHDAALTRFAQWWRRSRRAGFAFAQGAWLHGAPPERHWTTETRRALAWGAALPVAALIGAVASPAALLALLAYPAQVVRLALRAGPRRRTSWEWAFFTTLGKLPEALGALAFQRRRVFGRRADLIEYK, from the coding sequence ATGACGACGAGCGACGTCGGCGCGGTGGTCATCGGCCGAAACGAAGGTGCGCGCCTCGTCGCCTGCCTGGCTTCGCTGCGCGGCGTCGTCCGCCGCATCGTGTACGTCGATTCGGGCTCGACGGACGGGAGCGTCGCGGCGGCCCGAGCGGCCGGAGCGGACGTCGTCCTGCTCGATCGGGGGCGCCCGTTCACGGCGGCGCGGGCCCGCAACGCCGGCCTCGCCGCTTTCGGGCCGGAGCCGCCGGCCTACGTCCAATTCGTCGACGGCGACTGCGTCCTGCGCGACGGCTGGATCGAGACCGCTCGCGCCTTCCTCGACGCTCATCCGCGGGCGGGGATCGTCTGCGGGCGGCGGCGTGAGCGCGAGCCCGCCGCGTCCGTCTACAATCGCCTCTGCGACCGGGAATGGGACACGCCGATCGGCCCTGCGCGGGCCTGCGGCGGGGACATGCTGGCGCGCACGAGCGCGCTCGGCGACGTTCGCGGCTTCCGAGACGACCTGATCGCGGGCGAGGAGCCCGAGCTGTGCGTGCGCTTGCGATCCGAGGGCTGGACGATCTGGCGGATCGACGCAGAGATGACCTTGCACGACGCCGCTCTCACGCGCTTCGCGCAATGGTGGCGGCGCAGCCGACGCGCCGGGTTCGCCTTCGCGCAAGGCGCCTGGCTGCACGGCGCGCCTCCGGAACGCCATTGGACGACCGAGACGCGCCGCGCCCTCGCCTGGGGCGCGGCGCTGCCGGTGGCGGCGCTGATCGGAGCCGTCGCCAGCCCCGCGGCGCTGCTCGCGCTCCTCGCCTATCCGGCTCAGGTCGTGCGGCTCGCGCTCCGCGCCGGGCCGCGTCGGCGTACGTCCTGGGAGTGGGCTTTCTTCACGACGCTCGGCAAGCTGCCCGAAGCGCTCGGCGCGCTCGCCTTTCAGAGGCGCCGGGTCTTCGGTCGGCGTGCCGACCTGATCGAATACAAGTGA
- a CDS encoding glycosyltransferase family 4 protein, with translation MRIAYLVNTYPRPSHSFIRREILALERLGHVVHRFAVRRDRAALMDPADIAEHERTEPVLERGLLRLAASAARRLVRAPRAGLSALALALRVGAAAQARAKHLVYLVEAAHIAERCEALGIGHLHAHFGTNSATVAMLCDALGGPGFSVTVHGPEEFDRPEALSLDEKTRRARFTVAISAYGRSQLCRWANATDWPRLHVVHCGIEPDAFAAPTPVRENAARLVAIGRFVEQKGQLLLLEALARARRTHPALTLVLVGDGPMRAAVERAIAQHGLADAVRLAGWRDEAGVRAELAGATALVLPSFAEGLPVVVMEAMAAARPVVATAIAGVPELVREGETGWLVPAGDAEALADALRALAASPIERLAALGRAGRARVLERHDVDAQAARLAALFAEAARATEPRPAPPGDPSQGPVMQSRTSRVRLAALRATTPGTDRAFGLAMRVPIGLAVRAAATAATRIAPRARLDWSRER, from the coding sequence ATGAGGATCGCCTACCTCGTCAACACCTATCCGCGGCCCTCGCACAGCTTCATCCGTCGCGAGATCCTGGCGCTGGAGCGGCTCGGCCACGTCGTCCACCGCTTCGCGGTGCGTCGCGACCGGGCCGCCCTGATGGATCCCGCGGACATCGCCGAGCACGAGCGCACCGAGCCCGTGCTCGAGCGCGGCCTCCTGCGGCTCGCGGCGAGCGCGGCGCGCCGCCTCGTCCGCGCGCCGCGCGCCGGCCTCTCCGCCCTCGCGCTCGCGCTGCGCGTCGGCGCGGCCGCGCAGGCCCGGGCGAAGCACCTCGTCTACCTCGTCGAGGCCGCCCATATCGCGGAGCGCTGCGAGGCGCTCGGGATCGGGCACCTCCACGCCCATTTCGGCACGAATTCCGCCACGGTCGCGATGCTCTGCGACGCCCTCGGCGGCCCCGGCTTCAGCGTCACCGTGCACGGCCCGGAGGAATTCGACCGGCCGGAGGCGCTGTCGCTCGACGAGAAGACGCGTCGCGCCCGCTTCACCGTGGCGATCAGCGCCTACGGGCGCAGCCAGCTCTGCCGCTGGGCGAATGCCACGGACTGGCCGCGACTGCACGTCGTTCATTGCGGCATCGAGCCCGACGCCTTCGCCGCGCCGACGCCCGTGCGGGAGAACGCCGCACGGCTGGTGGCGATCGGGCGCTTCGTCGAGCAGAAGGGCCAGCTGCTTCTTCTCGAGGCGCTGGCGCGCGCCCGGCGGACCCATCCGGCGCTCACGCTTGTCCTCGTCGGCGACGGGCCGATGCGCGCGGCGGTGGAGCGGGCGATCGCGCAGCACGGGCTCGCGGACGCCGTGAGGCTCGCGGGCTGGCGCGACGAGGCCGGCGTGCGCGCCGAGCTCGCCGGCGCGACGGCGCTCGTGCTCCCGAGCTTCGCCGAAGGCCTTCCGGTGGTGGTGATGGAGGCGATGGCGGCCGCGCGCCCGGTCGTCGCCACCGCGATCGCCGGCGTGCCCGAGCTCGTGCGCGAGGGCGAGACCGGCTGGCTCGTCCCCGCCGGCGACGCCGAAGCTCTCGCCGACGCCCTGCGGGCGCTCGCCGCGTCCCCCATCGAGCGCCTCGCGGCCCTGGGTCGCGCGGGACGGGCGCGGGTCCTCGAGCGCCACGACGTCGACGCGCAGGCGGCGCGGCTCGCGGCCTTGTTCGCCGAGGCGGCGCGGGCAACCGAACCGAGGCCGGCGCCGCCCGGCGACCCGAGCCAGGGACCCGTGATGCAGTCGCGGACGTCCCGCGTTCGCCTCGCCGCCCTTCGTGCGACGACGCCGGGGACCGACCGCGCGTTCGGCCTCGCGATGCGCGTCCCGATCGGGCTTGCGGTCCGTGCCGCCGCTACCGCGGCGACGCGCATCGCGCCGCGCGCCCGCCTGGATTGGAGCCGTGAACGATGA
- a CDS encoding MupA/Atu3671 family FMN-dependent luciferase-like monooxygenase, with translation MTTARPTLSCILVGEESLLVQCGEIIRAHGHRIEAVATRNREIAAWAETAGATVVAPGADLAERLPPTSVDWLFSIANRSLLPEAALRLAERGAINFHDGPLPAYAGLNAPVWALINRERRHGVTWHLIEEGIDSGDVLEQRLFEIAPDETALTLNMRCYAAAIETFEPLLDQLETGALSRTPQDFSRRSYIARDARPPAGARLDFRRDAAELVALVRALDHGAYWNPVACPKIAVGRRLVLVGAAEIAPESGGGVAEPGTVIAVDGEALTVATATSPVRLSRLRDVGGAPIAAVALATPGEGLPALEPSEAKVVTDVLGAAAPGERFWRRRLADPHPAVLPEATSEPGAEPLAAPAEREASRRAFAIPADLAPDRRLAAVGVLAARLAGKATIDLAYRGRAVAEADAAAPGYVRPWVPLRFGADAPADGGGGAPAFAAAAEAFAAERARAETAGAFAVDLPLRDPAIPPVEPPRLGLAVDWADGGGVPGVPVTVIMPETGEAGALVADPAAIAQPALARLAARLERLLQAVATAQADAVGIDRLPILPDAEREAVLAGFNDTGRDHDRASCVHVAFAAQAARTPEATALVFEDAELTYGELEARANRVAQALRAAGVGPETLVGLYMPRSLELVIGALAILKAGGAYVPLDPTYPSERIALFLADSAAPVVLTRSDVSATLPAHEARTLEIDRDPAIDAAPAEPVPDGAGPANLAYVIYTSGSTGRPKGVMVEHRNVAAFFAGMDARVPHDPPGTWLAVTSLSFDISVLELFWTLARGFRVVVIGDEDRALAASGRPAVSDRRMEFSLFYWGNDDGAGPRKYELLLEGAKFADANGFCAVWTPERHFHAFGGPFPNPAVTGAAVAAVTRNLAVRAGSCVAPLHHVARIAEEWAVIDNLTNGRAGLAIASGWQPDDFVLRPENAPPDNKAAMLTAIEQLRRLWRGEPVAFPTRSGEPFAVVTQPRPVSQELPLWVTTAGNPATWREAGALGANVLTHLLGQSIDEVAEKIAIYREALEAYGRDPAGYTVTLMLHTLVGEDRDHVREAARGPMKDYLRSAAALIRNYAWAFPAFKKPAGVTSPFEIDLAALDDEEMDAILDFAFRRYFDESGLFGTVEDCLGRVERLKGIGVDEIACLVDYGVPTEQALAGLRPLADVLRRANGGGAPAADDFSIAAQIRRHDVTHLQCTPSMARMLCASEEARAALGRVRHLLVGGEALPGALVAELRRCTRARIENMYGPTETTVWSLTGPVDPDQAVVDIGTPIANTRAYVLDSAGEPTPIGVVGELWIAGEAVTRGYWRRPDLTAERFAPDPFMAGGREADGAPARMYRTGDLVRRREDGRLAFLGRADHQVKVRGFRIELGEIEACLADAPGIREAVVTPREHAAGDTRLVAYVTAAGPVREESLRDHAAARLPAHMVPSRFVVLEALPLTPNRKIDRARLPWPVVAEPTPGEAVATPPESDLERRIAEIWSRILGVAEIDAQANFFALGGHSLLALQAHREIKATLGAERLGITDIFRFPTLAALAGHIAGASERERSPASEEPEGRREAISRRRAMRASLLETSS, from the coding sequence ATGACCACCGCCAGGCCGACCCTCTCGTGCATCCTCGTCGGCGAGGAGTCGCTGCTCGTGCAATGCGGGGAGATCATTCGCGCCCACGGGCACCGGATCGAGGCCGTCGCGACCCGCAACCGCGAGATCGCGGCCTGGGCCGAGACGGCCGGCGCGACCGTCGTCGCTCCGGGAGCGGACCTCGCCGAGCGGCTGCCGCCGACCTCCGTCGACTGGCTGTTCTCCATCGCCAACCGCTCGCTCCTGCCCGAGGCGGCGCTGCGTCTCGCGGAGCGCGGCGCGATCAACTTCCACGACGGGCCGCTGCCGGCCTATGCCGGGCTGAACGCGCCGGTCTGGGCGCTGATCAACCGAGAGCGCAGGCACGGCGTCACCTGGCATCTGATCGAGGAGGGGATCGATTCGGGCGACGTGCTCGAGCAGAGGCTCTTCGAGATCGCGCCGGACGAGACCGCGCTGACGCTCAACATGCGCTGCTACGCGGCCGCGATCGAGACGTTCGAACCCCTGCTCGACCAGCTCGAGACCGGCGCCCTCTCGCGCACGCCCCAGGATTTCTCGCGGCGCAGCTACATCGCGCGCGACGCGCGCCCGCCGGCGGGCGCGCGTCTCGATTTCCGTCGCGACGCCGCCGAGCTCGTCGCGCTCGTGCGGGCGCTCGACCACGGCGCCTACTGGAACCCCGTCGCCTGCCCGAAGATCGCGGTCGGCCGACGCCTCGTCCTCGTGGGCGCGGCGGAGATCGCCCCCGAGAGCGGCGGTGGCGTCGCCGAGCCCGGAACCGTCATCGCCGTCGACGGCGAGGCGCTCACGGTCGCGACCGCGACGTCGCCCGTGCGGCTCTCGCGCCTGCGGGACGTCGGCGGAGCCCCGATCGCGGCCGTCGCCCTCGCGACGCCCGGGGAGGGTCTCCCCGCGCTCGAGCCGTCCGAGGCGAAGGTCGTCACCGACGTGCTCGGCGCGGCCGCGCCCGGGGAGCGTTTCTGGCGGCGGCGCCTCGCCGATCCGCACCCGGCGGTCCTGCCGGAGGCGACGAGCGAGCCGGGAGCCGAGCCCCTCGCCGCGCCCGCGGAGCGCGAGGCCTCGCGTCGGGCGTTCGCGATCCCCGCCGACCTCGCTCCGGACCGACGGCTGGCGGCCGTCGGCGTCCTCGCCGCGCGGCTCGCCGGCAAGGCCACGATCGATCTCGCCTATCGCGGGCGCGCGGTGGCCGAGGCCGACGCTGCCGCACCCGGATACGTCCGCCCCTGGGTCCCGCTGCGCTTCGGCGCCGATGCGCCGGCGGACGGCGGCGGTGGCGCTCCCGCCTTCGCCGCCGCCGCGGAGGCCTTCGCGGCCGAGCGCGCCCGCGCCGAGACGGCCGGCGCGTTCGCCGTCGACCTGCCGCTGCGCGACCCGGCGATCCCGCCGGTCGAGCCCCCGCGTCTCGGCCTCGCGGTCGATTGGGCCGACGGCGGCGGCGTCCCGGGCGTTCCGGTCACCGTGATCATGCCCGAAACGGGCGAGGCCGGCGCGCTGGTGGCCGACCCGGCGGCGATCGCGCAGCCCGCGCTCGCGCGGCTCGCCGCCCGGCTCGAACGGCTCCTCCAGGCGGTCGCGACCGCACAGGCCGACGCCGTCGGGATCGATCGCCTGCCGATCCTGCCCGACGCGGAACGCGAGGCGGTGCTCGCCGGCTTCAACGATACGGGCAGGGATCACGACCGCGCCTCGTGCGTTCACGTGGCCTTCGCAGCCCAGGCGGCGCGGACGCCGGAGGCGACCGCTCTCGTCTTCGAGGACGCCGAGCTCACCTATGGCGAGCTCGAGGCCCGCGCGAACCGCGTGGCGCAGGCGCTGCGCGCGGCCGGCGTCGGCCCGGAGACGCTGGTGGGGCTCTACATGCCCCGCTCGCTCGAGCTCGTGATCGGCGCGCTCGCCATCCTCAAGGCCGGCGGGGCCTACGTTCCGCTGGATCCCACCTATCCCTCGGAGCGGATCGCGCTCTTCCTCGCCGACAGCGCGGCGCCCGTCGTGCTCACCCGCTCCGACGTCTCCGCGACCCTCCCTGCGCACGAGGCCCGCACCCTCGAGATCGACCGCGACCCCGCGATCGACGCGGCCCCGGCGGAGCCGGTCCCCGACGGCGCGGGCCCGGCGAACCTCGCCTACGTGATCTACACGTCGGGATCGACCGGCCGCCCCAAGGGCGTGATGGTGGAGCACCGCAACGTCGCCGCCTTCTTCGCCGGCATGGACGCGCGTGTGCCGCACGATCCGCCGGGAACCTGGCTCGCGGTGACGAGCCTGTCCTTCGACATCTCCGTGCTCGAGCTGTTCTGGACGCTCGCCCGCGGCTTCCGGGTCGTGGTGATCGGCGACGAGGACCGTGCGCTGGCGGCGAGCGGGCGCCCCGCGGTCTCGGACCGGCGCATGGAGTTCAGCCTGTTCTACTGGGGCAACGACGACGGCGCCGGGCCGCGCAAGTACGAGCTCCTGCTCGAAGGTGCGAAATTCGCCGACGCGAACGGCTTTTGCGCCGTGTGGACGCCCGAGCGGCACTTCCACGCCTTCGGCGGGCCGTTCCCCAACCCCGCGGTGACGGGAGCGGCGGTGGCGGCGGTGACGCGCAACCTCGCGGTCCGCGCCGGCAGCTGCGTCGCGCCGCTGCACCACGTCGCGCGCATCGCCGAGGAATGGGCCGTCATCGACAACCTGACGAACGGGCGCGCGGGCCTCGCCATCGCCTCGGGCTGGCAGCCGGACGACTTCGTGCTGCGCCCGGAGAACGCGCCGCCGGACAACAAGGCCGCGATGCTCACCGCCATCGAGCAGCTCAGGCGCCTGTGGCGGGGCGAGCCCGTCGCCTTTCCGACGCGGTCGGGCGAGCCCTTCGCGGTCGTCACGCAGCCGCGCCCGGTCTCGCAGGAGTTGCCGCTCTGGGTCACGACGGCGGGCAATCCCGCCACCTGGCGCGAGGCCGGCGCGCTCGGCGCCAACGTGCTCACGCACCTCCTCGGCCAGTCGATCGACGAGGTGGCGGAGAAGATCGCGATCTATCGCGAGGCGCTCGAGGCCTACGGCCGCGATCCCGCCGGCTACACGGTCACCTTGATGCTGCACACCCTCGTCGGCGAGGATCGCGACCACGTGCGCGAGGCGGCTCGTGGGCCGATGAAGGACTACCTGCGCAGCGCGGCCGCGCTGATCAGGAACTACGCCTGGGCATTCCCGGCCTTCAAGAAGCCGGCCGGCGTGACGAGCCCCTTCGAGATCGACCTCGCGGCCCTCGACGACGAGGAGATGGACGCCATCCTCGACTTCGCCTTCCGCCGCTATTTCGACGAGTCCGGCCTGTTCGGCACCGTGGAGGATTGCCTCGGGCGCGTCGAGCGGCTGAAGGGCATCGGCGTCGACGAGATCGCATGCCTCGTCGATTACGGCGTGCCGACCGAGCAGGCGCTGGCGGGCCTGCGCCCCCTCGCGGACGTCCTGCGCCGCGCCAACGGCGGCGGGGCGCCCGCCGCGGACGACTTCTCCATCGCGGCGCAGATCCGGCGTCACGACGTCACGCACCTGCAGTGCACGCCGAGCATGGCGCGGATGCTGTGCGCCAGCGAGGAGGCCCGCGCGGCGCTGGGCCGGGTGCGGCATCTGCTCGTCGGCGGCGAGGCGCTGCCGGGCGCGCTCGTGGCGGAGCTGCGGCGTTGCACCCGGGCGCGGATCGAGAACATGTACGGCCCCACGGAAACGACGGTCTGGTCCCTCACCGGGCCGGTCGATCCGGATCAGGCGGTGGTCGACATCGGCACGCCGATCGCCAACACGCGCGCCTACGTCCTGGACTCCGCCGGCGAGCCGACGCCGATCGGCGTCGTGGGCGAGCTGTGGATCGCGGGAGAGGCCGTCACCCGCGGCTATTGGCGCCGGCCGGACCTCACGGCCGAGCGCTTCGCGCCGGATCCCTTCATGGCGGGCGGCCGCGAGGCCGACGGCGCGCCGGCGCGCATGTACCGGACCGGCGATCTCGTGCGACGGCGCGAGGACGGCCGCCTCGCGTTCCTCGGCCGGGCCGATCATCAGGTGAAGGTGCGCGGCTTCCGTATCGAGCTCGGCGAGATCGAGGCCTGCCTCGCGGACGCGCCCGGCATCCGCGAGGCCGTCGTGACGCCGCGCGAGCACGCCGCCGGGGACACGCGCCTCGTCGCCTACGTCACGGCCGCCGGGCCGGTGCGCGAGGAGAGCCTGCGCGATCATGCGGCGGCGCGGCTTCCGGCTCACATGGTCCCCTCCCGCTTCGTCGTCCTCGAGGCCTTGCCGCTGACGCCGAACAGGAAGATCGACCGCGCCAGGCTGCCCTGGCCCGTCGTCGCCGAGCCGACGCCCGGGGAGGCCGTCGCCACGCCGCCCGAGAGCGATCTCGAGCGGCGGATCGCCGAGATCTGGTCGCGCATCCTCGGCGTCGCCGAGATCGACGCGCAGGCCAACTTCTTCGCGCTCGGCGGCCATTCGCTGCTCGCGCTGCAGGCGCACCGCGAGATCAAGGCGACGCTGGGAGCCGAACGCCTCGGCATCACCGACATCTTCCGCTTTCCGACGCTCGCCGCGCTCGCCGGCCACATCGCGGGGGCATCGGAGCGAGAGCGGTCGCCGGCTTCCGAGGAACCCGAGGGGCGGCGCGAGGCGATCTCGCGACGGCGCGCCATGCGGGCCTCGCTGCTGGAGACGTCCTCGTGA
- a CDS encoding glycosyltransferase, translating into MDEIAERPGRMPSSAPAALPALSIVIPASNEAGYIGACLDALLASTYPAPRDPTPEPPVDILVVANGCTDATAAVARGHCEAAHARGWRLQVIELPVGSKIAALNAGDRIARGPIRVCLDADVIVSPPLLERLARTLDRPEPAYASGRALIAPPQSAISRAYARFWARLPFYRLPAPGFGVFAVNAAGRARWGPFPDIIADDTFVRLNFAPSERTEVDATYTWPVVEGFAHLVKVRRRQDRGVTQFERCYPALMRNEDKPRVSVRQALGLAIRDPIGFSVYAAVIAATRIARRGGLDWSRGR; encoded by the coding sequence ATGGACGAGATCGCCGAGAGACCAGGTCGTATGCCGAGCTCCGCGCCCGCGGCGCTGCCTGCGCTGAGCATCGTCATCCCGGCCAGCAACGAGGCCGGCTACATCGGCGCGTGCCTGGACGCGCTCCTCGCCTCCACCTACCCGGCGCCGCGCGACCCAACGCCGGAGCCGCCGGTCGACATCCTCGTCGTCGCGAACGGCTGCACAGACGCCACCGCGGCCGTCGCTCGCGGCCATTGCGAGGCCGCCCACGCACGCGGATGGCGGCTCCAGGTGATCGAGCTGCCCGTCGGGAGCAAGATCGCCGCGCTCAACGCGGGCGATCGCATCGCCCGCGGTCCGATCCGGGTGTGTCTCGACGCCGACGTGATCGTCAGCCCGCCTCTGCTCGAGAGGCTCGCGCGAACCCTCGACAGGCCCGAGCCCGCCTACGCGAGCGGCCGCGCGCTCATCGCGCCGCCGCAGAGCGCGATCAGTCGCGCCTATGCCCGGTTCTGGGCGCGCCTGCCTTTCTACCGCCTGCCCGCACCGGGCTTCGGGGTGTTCGCGGTCAACGCCGCGGGTCGCGCCCGGTGGGGGCCGTTTCCGGACATCATCGCGGACGATACGTTCGTGCGCCTCAACTTCGCGCCGAGCGAGCGGACCGAAGTCGATGCGACCTACACCTGGCCGGTGGTCGAAGGCTTCGCCCATCTCGTCAAGGTTCGCCGCAGGCAGGATCGCGGCGTGACGCAGTTCGAGCGATGCTATCCGGCGCTGATGCGCAACGAGGACAAGCCGCGGGTGAGCGTGCGGCAGGCGCTCGGCCTCGCGATACGCGACCCGATCGGCTTCTCCGTCTACGCCGCGGTCATCGCCGCGACGCGGATCGCACGGCGAGGCGGTCTCGACTGGAGCCGAGGACGATGA